The Deltaproteobacteria bacterium genome includes a region encoding these proteins:
- a CDS encoding ParB/RepB/Spo0J family partition protein, with protein MTKRNALGKGLGAIFTDLVDDGQDKPSLITCGIEELRPNRFQPRKDFEGRETEDLVRSIRQNGIIQPIVVRKSQPGYEIIAGERRWRAAQAAGLKDVPVLVRTADDEEVAELSLIENLQREELNAIEEAEAYQTLMDTFHLTQDQISSKVGKDRSTITNSLRLLKLSADARTALSDRRISAGHARALLAISSKDGQQRALKDIIGKKLSVREAERLAKRFNSAGGKKKTRADGSVAYLEDMLSKKLMTRVTIRRTRKGGTIEITFSSPEDLNRLSQLLAGTHER; from the coding sequence ATGACCAAGCGGAACGCCTTAGGAAAAGGTCTCGGCGCCATTTTCACGGATCTCGTGGACGACGGGCAGGACAAACCGTCACTTATTACGTGCGGGATTGAAGAGCTGCGTCCCAACCGGTTTCAGCCCCGGAAAGATTTCGAGGGAAGGGAAACAGAGGATCTGGTCCGATCGATCCGGCAGAATGGCATTATCCAGCCCATCGTCGTGAGAAAATCTCAGCCCGGATATGAGATCATCGCTGGAGAGCGGCGCTGGAGAGCGGCACAGGCTGCGGGGTTGAAGGATGTCCCCGTCCTCGTTCGTACCGCCGATGACGAGGAAGTGGCGGAACTGTCCCTCATAGAAAACCTGCAGCGGGAAGAACTGAACGCGATAGAAGAGGCCGAGGCCTACCAGACACTGATGGACACCTTTCACCTGACACAGGATCAGATATCTTCGAAGGTCGGCAAGGATCGTTCAACCATCACCAATTCCCTGAGGTTGCTGAAACTCTCCGCCGATGCCAGAACGGCCCTTTCGGACAGGCGGATATCGGCCGGACACGCACGGGCCCTCCTTGCCATATCGTCGAAGGATGGGCAGCAACGGGCACTGAAGGACATCATCGGGAAAAAGCTGAGCGTTCGGGAAGCGGAACGTCTCGCAAAGCGGTTCAACAGTGCGGGGGGAAAGAAGAAAACACGCGCCGACGGTTCGGTGGCGTATCTAGAAGACATGCTGTCCAAAAAGCTGATGACCAGGGTCACCATTCGCCGGACACGCAAAGGAGGTACGATAGAGATCACGTTCTCATCACCAGAGGACCTGAACCGTCTGTCCCAGTTACTTGCCGGCACGCATGAACGGTAA
- the dnaA gene encoding chromosomal replication initiator protein DnaA — MESYWIESTKIIKEKISQQNFETWIRPIRVSSVEENNIFLAVPNKFFKDWLVENYLSVISDSLSQTMGTIVNVNFIVDEDDIKKTDVSTKTSKKGAKKIAPQRTNPSLNHSYTFERFVVGASNQFAHAAALSVAEQPASHYNPLFIYGGVGLGKTHLINAIGLHTCSVFPDRNVLYISAEQFMNELINSIRYDKMPNFREKFRKIDSLLIDDIQFIAGKERTQEEFFHTFNALHDSGKQIVVTSDKFPKDIPNLEGRLRSRFEWGLIADIQPPDIETRMAIIEKKAHENNIQIPGEVTHYIATVADSNIRELEGILTRIAAYASLTGKEININVVKEVVKNILKNIKEKTITVDEIMKTVAASFNLKINDLKSQKKNKNLILPRQIAMYLSRKLTRLSFPDIGTKIGGRDHSTVIYSANKVRSLMEKDPSIKRTVEEIEEKLQTGS; from the coding sequence GTGGAATCATATTGGATTGAAAGTACTAAGATCATTAAGGAAAAGATAAGCCAGCAGAATTTTGAGACCTGGATCAGGCCAATCAGGGTTTCATCGGTGGAGGAAAACAATATCTTTCTGGCGGTTCCCAATAAATTTTTCAAAGACTGGCTCGTGGAAAACTATCTTTCCGTGATCAGCGACTCCCTGTCGCAGACGATGGGAACCATCGTGAATGTCAATTTCATTGTTGATGAAGATGATATCAAAAAAACGGATGTTTCCACGAAAACATCCAAGAAAGGAGCAAAAAAGATCGCTCCCCAGCGTACGAACCCCTCCCTGAATCACAGTTATACCTTCGAGCGTTTTGTCGTCGGGGCATCGAACCAGTTCGCCCACGCCGCAGCGTTGTCCGTCGCCGAGCAGCCGGCATCCCACTACAATCCGCTCTTCATATACGGCGGCGTCGGTCTGGGGAAAACTCATCTTATCAATGCCATCGGCCTTCATACCTGTTCCGTCTTTCCCGACCGCAATGTTCTCTATATATCTGCGGAGCAGTTCATGAACGAGCTCATCAACTCGATACGTTATGACAAGATGCCGAATTTCAGGGAAAAATTCAGAAAAATAGACTCACTTTTGATAGACGACATCCAGTTCATCGCCGGGAAGGAACGAACGCAGGAAGAATTTTTTCATACCTTCAACGCTCTTCACGATTCAGGAAAACAGATCGTGGTGACGAGTGACAAATTCCCGAAGGACATACCGAATCTCGAAGGACGGTTGCGGTCGCGCTTTGAATGGGGGCTTATCGCCGATATACAACCGCCCGACATAGAAACACGCATGGCGATCATAGAAAAGAAAGCTCATGAAAATAACATACAGATACCGGGAGAAGTAACACACTATATCGCAACAGTTGCTGATTCCAACATTAGGGAACTGGAAGGGATACTGACACGTATCGCGGCATACGCATCACTGACCGGCAAGGAGATAAACATCAATGTGGTCAAGGAGGTCGTCAAAAACATACTGAAGAACATTAAGGAAAAAACGATCACTGTCGACGAGATCATGAAGACCGTGGCCGCTTCATTCAACCTGAAAATAAATGACCTGAAATCTCAGAAAAAGAACAAAAACCTGATACTTCCCCGCCAGATAGCCATGTATCTGTCACGGAAGCTCACACGTCTTTCCTTCCCTGATATCGGCACAAAAATTGGTGGCAGAGACCATTCAACGGTAATATACTCTGCGAATAAAGTACGCTCACTGATGGAGAAGGACCCGTCGATCAAGCGTACCGTCGAGGAAATAGAAGAAAAACTGCAAACCGGTTCCTAA
- the rsmG gene encoding 16S rRNA (guanine(527)-N(7))-methyltransferase RsmG — protein sequence MESSRDTLVWSAREIGVDLPSTVADRFEAYRRELLLWNSRMSLISARSERDIVIGHFIDSLTIVSCVKDGPQRLIDLGSGAGFPAIPLALVFDELQVTLVEPSRKKVSFLKSVVRLLSLSTVTVIRERTESLMQQDPLRNAFDLVTSRAAFQLPELLRMADYFLGEEGRLIVMKGRTADRDRAVEDRYNFTLSERMDRVLPGTGRKRTILVYSRNMPRRNVIEGDKG from the coding sequence ATGGAATCATCGCGAGACACGCTGGTTTGGTCCGCCCGGGAAATAGGTGTCGATCTGCCGAGTACGGTCGCCGACCGTTTCGAAGCGTACCGCCGCGAGCTGCTCCTCTGGAATTCCCGCATGTCCCTCATATCAGCCCGTTCCGAGCGGGACATCGTGATCGGTCATTTCATCGACTCCCTGACCATCGTCTCCTGTGTGAAAGACGGTCCGCAACGGCTTATCGACCTCGGGTCCGGCGCCGGCTTTCCTGCTATCCCGCTCGCGCTCGTGTTCGATGAGCTCCAGGTCACCCTGGTGGAACCATCGAGGAAAAAAGTTTCCTTCCTCAAGTCGGTGGTCCGCCTTCTCTCCCTCTCCACTGTGACGGTCATCCGTGAACGGACGGAGTCGCTCATGCAACAGGATCCTCTCCGGAACGCCTTTGATCTGGTGACGTCCCGGGCGGCTTTTCAACTGCCGGAACTGCTGCGCATGGCGGATTATTTTCTGGGCGAGGAAGGACGGCTCATCGTCATGAAGGGAAGAACCGCCGACCGCGACCGGGCAGTCGAAGACCGATACAACTTTACTCTGTCGGAACGCATGGACAGAGTCCTTCCCGGGACGGGACGCAAAAGGACCATCCTCGTCTACAGCCGCAACATGCCTCGGCGGAACGTCATTGAAGGCGACAAAGGGTGA
- a CDS encoding ParA family protein gives MFKSICIANQKGGVGKTTTAINLAACLAAAERKTLLVDCDPQGNATSGLGIDRETVGAKDLYHALIGDVPLSETIVNTEIPALDVVPSTQDLIGVEVEFVTVEDREKRLQKTLKHIDSTYEFIIIDCPPSLGFLTVNSLVASDFVIIPLQCEYFALEGLGQLLNTVKLVQARLNPRLTLAGILLTMFDTRNRLSHRVEEEVRKYFGSRVFHTIIPRNVRLSESPSHGLPIILYDINSRGAESYLELAREILTNGRI, from the coding sequence GTGTTTAAATCCATATGTATAGCCAATCAGAAGGGGGGGGTCGGCAAAACGACGACGGCTATCAACCTGGCCGCCTGTCTCGCCGCCGCAGAGCGGAAAACGCTCCTCGTAGACTGCGACCCGCAGGGGAACGCCACCAGCGGGCTCGGCATCGACCGCGAAACTGTCGGAGCGAAGGATCTCTATCACGCGTTGATCGGTGATGTCCCCCTGAGCGAAACCATCGTGAACACCGAAATCCCCGCCCTGGATGTGGTCCCTTCCACTCAGGACCTGATCGGTGTCGAGGTGGAATTCGTTACCGTTGAGGATCGTGAGAAGCGTCTGCAAAAAACGCTGAAGCATATTGACAGCACCTACGAATTTATTATAATCGATTGTCCGCCATCGCTCGGGTTTTTGACGGTCAACTCGTTGGTAGCGTCCGATTTTGTCATCATACCCTTACAGTGTGAATACTTTGCCCTCGAGGGACTCGGTCAGCTATTGAATACGGTCAAACTGGTTCAGGCGCGTCTGAATCCCCGGTTGACGCTGGCGGGAATCCTTCTCACCATGTTCGACACGAGAAACCGCCTCTCCCACCGTGTGGAGGAAGAGGTAAGGAAATATTTCGGGTCCAGGGTCTTTCACACGATCATTCCCCGGAACGTCCGGCTCTCGGAGAGTCCAAGCCACGGTCTGCCTATCATTCTTTATGATATCAATTCCCGCGGCGCCGAGTCGTACCTTGAGCTGGCACGGGAAATTCTGACGAACGGAAGGATATAA
- a CDS encoding RNA methyltransferase yields the protein MKERKAIDNIAVVLNRPKHEGNIGSAARCAMNMGIEHLVVVRRSDYDRGKILQMATHFAAPIIDSIRYAEDLREALAPFQYIVGTTSRAGNTNLKRAMTDPRSMGVSLAVMAPKNKVALLFGPEDRGLTNDELTLCDLIVSIPTEDRMRSINLSHAVMLICYEAYRAVGEVRAPFSPRLATVAEREKMYDLLRDTLLRINFINPQNPEYSMVSIRQFLSRSELTAKDVKIIMGLCRQIELYGKGKTKDLTFNTGKLKKSGT from the coding sequence ATGAAGGAAAGAAAAGCGATCGATAACATCGCTGTTGTTCTGAACCGCCCGAAACACGAAGGGAACATCGGATCGGCGGCACGATGTGCCATGAATATGGGTATCGAGCATCTGGTGGTGGTCCGGCGTTCCGATTACGACAGGGGGAAAATACTGCAGATGGCGACCCATTTCGCAGCTCCGATCATCGATTCGATCCGGTATGCCGAGGATCTGCGTGAGGCGCTCGCGCCCTTCCAGTATATCGTGGGAACGACGTCACGGGCGGGAAACACGAATTTGAAGCGTGCCATGACGGATCCTCGTTCAATGGGTGTGTCCCTGGCCGTGATGGCGCCGAAAAACAAGGTTGCTCTTCTTTTCGGTCCCGAGGACAGAGGGCTGACCAACGATGAGTTGACCCTGTGCGACCTGATCGTTTCGATACCGACGGAGGATCGGATGAGATCGATCAACCTCTCACACGCGGTGATGCTCATCTGTTACGAAGCATACCGTGCCGTCGGGGAGGTCCGTGCCCCCTTCTCACCCCGCCTCGCGACGGTGGCGGAAAGAGAAAAGATGTACGATCTTCTGCGCGACACGCTCCTGCGGATCAACTTCATCAATCCACAGAACCCGGAATATTCCATGGTCAGCATCAGACAGTTCCTTTCCAGGTCCGAGCTGACGGCCAAGGACGTCAAGATCATCATGGGCCTGTGCCGCCAGATAGAGCTGTACGGCAAAGGAAAAACAAAAGACTTGACTTTCAATACCGGGAAACTTAAGAAATCCGGTACGTAA
- the dnaN gene encoding DNA polymerase III subunit beta: MEFAVERNVFLEGIQRTLGIVEKKTTIPILSNILIEAGGDTIRIVATDREIGLVADYNATVAQPGKITVGARKLFEMIREIEEGSIQFKTMENNWVNITSGKVAYRIPGISADEFPEVPHEDSDLLFSVKADVLREMMVKTFFAISTDEMRPSLNGVYFEARTGQLEMVATDGHRLSLVTMDPGDDIPPGSEIDGVIIPRKGVSEVRKLIENEGETVKMAVHDGKCVFLFDHTLLRVSLIEGGYPDYRKVLPKDQGTEVLLDRNKFIHALRRMSVMSNERFSGVKIELSGNKMLLSSTNPDVGEAKDEIEVTYDGKEMEVGYSVRYLIDAIEVMSEDSVSFEMRGSEGPGVIRPVGNESYMCIVMPIKLREE, encoded by the coding sequence ATGGAATTTGCCGTAGAAAGGAATGTTTTTTTGGAGGGGATCCAGCGAACGCTGGGGATAGTCGAGAAAAAGACCACCATTCCTATTCTGAGCAATATTCTCATAGAGGCTGGGGGGGATACGATCAGGATAGTGGCGACGGACAGGGAGATCGGCTTGGTGGCCGATTACAACGCGACCGTCGCACAACCGGGGAAGATCACCGTCGGTGCCCGGAAACTCTTTGAAATGATCCGGGAGATAGAGGAGGGAAGCATTCAGTTCAAGACCATGGAGAATAACTGGGTCAATATTACCTCCGGCAAGGTTGCTTACAGAATTCCCGGTATCTCAGCCGACGAATTTCCCGAAGTCCCCCATGAGGATTCGGATCTCTTATTTTCGGTGAAAGCGGATGTTCTCCGGGAAATGATGGTGAAGACGTTTTTTGCCATTTCCACCGATGAAATGCGGCCGAGTCTGAACGGTGTCTATTTCGAGGCACGAACTGGTCAGCTTGAAATGGTGGCGACCGACGGGCATCGGCTTTCCCTCGTGACCATGGATCCCGGTGACGATATTCCACCGGGTAGTGAGATCGATGGCGTCATTATACCTCGTAAAGGGGTGAGCGAGGTAAGAAAACTTATTGAAAACGAAGGCGAAACGGTGAAAATGGCCGTTCATGACGGAAAGTGTGTCTTTCTTTTTGACCATACCCTCCTTCGGGTTAGCTTGATCGAAGGGGGATATCCGGATTACAGAAAGGTTCTGCCGAAGGACCAGGGGACCGAGGTTCTGCTGGACAGGAACAAGTTCATTCATGCCCTGAGAAGAATGAGCGTCATGTCGAACGAGCGGTTCAGCGGCGTCAAGATCGAACTTTCCGGTAATAAGATGCTCCTCAGTTCCACCAATCCCGATGTGGGGGAAGCGAAGGACGAGATAGAGGTAACCTATGACGGAAAGGAAATGGAGGTCGGATACAGTGTCAGATACCTGATCGACGCGATAGAGGTCATGTCGGAAGATAGCGTTTCCTTTGAAATGAGAGGGTCCGAAGGACCGGGCGTGATCCGTCCCGTGGGGAATGAAAGCTACATGTGCATTGTGATGCCCATCAAATTGAGAGAGGAGTGA